From a single Oncorhynchus nerka isolate Pitt River linkage group LG11, Oner_Uvic_2.0, whole genome shotgun sequence genomic region:
- the LOC115137015 gene encoding ribonuclease T2-like: protein MSGLLMVALLTVLTLTLESDHWTAGPPEKFCTWQCLKLTLQWPGSFCLGLKNSSQCRIPPNIQNWTIHGLWPLKAHTCCRCWPIFHSDLKELDPELSQLWPSLLKTHSSFLFWKDEWIKHGSCAACVEGMNSPLRYFQICLKLRERFDIDRALEDAGIKPSCNQSYQSDEVKHALAPVIGDDPGVQIQCINEKGREVLVQVKIPLSQNLTLGCLHEEDQGTEPQPTQLWHPCPHDSPVFYFPINHDRPHQPCD from the exons ATGTCAGGGCTGCTCATGGTGGCCTTGCTCACTGTCCTTACCCTCACCCTGGAGTCTGACCACTGGACAGCAGGCCCTCCGGAAAA GTTCTGTACATGGCAGTGTTTGAAGTTGACTCTGCAGTGGCCTGGGAGCTTTTGTTTG GGTCTAAAGAATTCATCTCAATGCAGAATACCTCCAAACATCCAGAACTGGACCATCCATGGACTgtg GCCTTTGAAAGCTCATACATGTTGCCGCTGCTGGCCAATATTCCACTCTGACCTCAAG GAGCTGGACCCTGAACTCTCTCAACTTTGGCCATCCCTACTCAAGACCCACTCCAGTTTTCTCTTCTG GAAAGATGAATGGATCAAACATGGTTCCTGTGCTGCTTGTGTGGAGGGCATGAACTCTCCTTTGCGTTACTTCCAAATATGTCTGAAACTACGCGAGCGCTTCGATATTGACCG AGCCTTAGAGGATGCAGGCATCAAGCCCTCCTGTAACCAGTCTTATCAG AGCGATGAAGTCAAACATGCACTGGCCCCAGTCATTGGAGATGACCCCGGTGTCCAGATTCAGTGTATAAATGAAAAG GGACGAGAAGTGTTGGTCCAGGTGAAGATCCCTCTGTCTCAAAACCTCACCCTTGGATGTCTTCACGAAGAGGACCAGGGAACTGAACCTCAACCTACACAGCTCTGGCACCCCTGTCCTCATGACTCCCCAGTCTTCTACTTCCCTATAAACCACGACCGTCCACACCAGCCCTGTGACTAG